The proteins below come from a single Nocardiopsis gilva YIM 90087 genomic window:
- a CDS encoding type I polyketide synthase — translation MNNEKKLLDYLKRATADLREARKRIAETERRDHEPIAIVGMACRYPGDVSSPDDLWRLVEQGRDAVTEFPADRGWDLDALYDPEPGTPGKSYTREGGFLHDAAEFDPDFFGISPREAKETDPQQRLLLEVAWEAFESAGLDPAELRSSPTGVFAGMMYHDYAGSSATGSITSGRLSYTFGLEGPSVSVDTACSSSLVALHLAAQSLRRGECTLALAGGVTVMATPETIVEFSRQRGLAADGRCKSFSATADGTGWSEGAGMLIVERLSDARRNGHPILAVVRGTAVNQDGASSGLTAPNGPAQQRVITQALNAAGLTPADVDAVEAHGTGTTLGDPIEAQALIATYGQNRPQDRPLWLGSIKSNIGHAQAAAGVGGIIKMIMAMRHGLLPKTLHLDEPTPQVEWSDGAVELLSEARPWPETERPRRAGVSSFGISGTNAHVVLEQASHDPAPVAEQDGDSDAPQGETTETEEGQAPAEPAVLGTIVPWLISAKNPTTLRAQAERLRAFAEGDDTAPHPLDVGFSLATTRTALDHRAVVVGADREELLRGLDAIAADTGAPGVVRGVASEGKTAFLFSGQGAQRLDMGRELATTFPVFAEAFDAVCAGLDEHLERPLRDVIWAEEGAPEADLLNQTAFTQAGLFAVEVALFRLMESWGVTPDVLAGHSIGELAAAHVSGVLSLGDACALVAARGRLMQALPAGGAMVAIQATEEEVTPRLSGLDDKVSIAAINGPDSVVVSGAEDAVLTIADHLREQGRKTSRLTVSHAFHSPLMEPMLADFREVAERLTYSAPTIPIVSNLTGALLPSAPAPSVDLGDSGVKSGAETPISPRSTVDVGSADYWVRHVRHAVRFADGVRTLEAEGVTRFVELGPDGVLTGMAQSSVESDTALLVAATRKDRSEAVTLLSAVGALHATGAAVDWARVFTGRGERIDLPTYAFQRERYWMDSVTVAGGQGDVRSVGLGSTDHPLLGAAVRVADSESVVLSGRLAVGSQPWLADHRIGDTILFPGTGFVELAIRAGDEVGCGLVEEVTLEAPLTLPERGGVALQVVVGAPDDSGARTVGIYSQGEGDLAEDEGWTRHASGILAPDTDAPSADLAVPPAHSASSLGSAADAGRPAAGGIDGSARSFDFASPWPPPNATPVPVEDAYDRLTGDGYGYGPVFRGLRAAWRRDDDLFAEVALPEHAHDDAARFGLHPALMDAALHIGLLEDKGEGETLLPFAWNRVSLHAAGASALRVRISLLGQGRESLTMADATGQPVLSVETQVTRPVDAGGLTAMAASRRHDALFTVDWTSATGGRDAAIPKGQSLAVVGAEGHGIGGDAPRFTDLAALTASLDTDTQVPDVVLAVADRGDSSEGAEPPDAVRTAARRTLDLLRSWLDDDRFTSSHLVIATRNAVVVDPENDTLDLGQAPLWGLVRAAQAENPGRITLVDVDERDSRDDLTALLHAIAASDETEAAVRGDTVSVPRLARATRRDAATDTWNAEGTVLITGGTGGLGALVARHLVTEHGVRHLVLTSRRGMDAPGAADLTEELARLGATATVAACDAADRDALAALLADIPDEQPLTGVVHAAGVADNGLVTALTPDQLDTVLRPKADAAWHLHDLTRDLDLTAFVLFSSTGGMVLAAGQAGYATANVFLDALAQHRRAAGLPATSLSFGLWGVTAGMAGELGEADLQRMKRLGLPAVPADEGLSLFDDALANGEAVLVPTKVDVAALRSRADDLPALLRGLVPARARQIRQTAASGDSASSASSLEQRLSGLDADGRDRLLLDLVSTHVATVLGHASADAVDPDRPFQELGFDSLAAVELRNTLNKSTGLRLPATLLFDYPTSRQVALHIASFFAETQPAAATPVATTAAHDDDPIVIVGMGCRFPGGVETPEDLWQLVVDGRDTVSAFPADRGWDIEGRFDPEPGTPGKNYAREGSFLYDAADFDPAFFNISPREALTMDPQQRLLLETSWEAFERAGIDPAQLKGSPTGVFTGMMYHDYAANSSTGSIASGRIAYTFGLEGPAVTVDTACSSSLVALHWAIQSLRSGECSLALVGGVAVMATQEMFVEFSHQRGLAVDGRSKAFAAAADGAGWGEGAGVLLVERLSDAKRNGHRVLAVVRASALNQDGASNGLTAPNGPAQQRVIRQALASGGLSPAEVDAVEAHGTGTTLGDPIEAQALITTYGQDRPENGEPLWLGSIKSNIGHTQAAAGVAGIIKTVMGLRYGLLPKTLHIDEPTPEVDWSAGAVELLTEARPWPSTDRPRRAAVSSFGASGTNAHVILEQAPMDQSIDAAAGADSEGAARAPSAELVPVVLSARSAEALHAQAAKLRSHLEQQSDLAQRDLTDLTNTAYSLATTRVPMEHRAVVVAGDHGELMESLVGLADGEPAGGVVHGTARSGRRTAFLFSGQGAQRLGMGRELYAAFPVFAEAFDAVVAGLDAHLDRPLKSVVWAEEGSDDAVLLNQTAYTQTALFAVEVALFRLVESWGITPDYLAGHSIGELAAAHVAGVLSLDDACALVAARGRLMQALPSGGAMVAIQATEEEVVPALSDVADKVSIAAINGPSSVVVSGEEDAVFQVAERFKEQGRKTSRLTVSHAFHSPLMEPMLDEFRAVAERLTYGTPTIPIVSNLTGAPAPSVDLGDIGVKNGAETPISPRSTVDVGSAEYWVRHVREAVRFADGVRALESEGVTTFVELGPVGVLSGMGQESVTGDTGIAFLPVLRKDRPEERELVTTVGAVHARGVAVDWEAFFAGRGATRVDLPTYAFQRERFWLNSEGHESGDVGFAGLEAVEHPLLSAAVAAPETGGRVLTGRLSLGTQQWLADHDLLGTVVLPPTALVELAIRAGDEVGCATVEELTAEAPLVLPERGGVALQVVVGGPEESGSRSITIYSRAEDAAPDARWTRHASGVLGTAGGAASGLTQPSARSASSLASTADAGQPSAAGIDGSARSFDFASPWPPPNSTPIDVDGAYKRLFTAGYGHGPVFQGLRAAWQSGDEVFAEVALPETTQDEATRFGLHPALLDAALHLGLLDGADDSEIALPSDWGRVTLHATGASAVRVRLAPTGEGNAKSLTMADTTGQPVLSADTVAFRSVASDELKAASSVRDDALFRIAWESAPAETAAVASPAPGDWAVIGSDALGLGDDVPVFADAAALLDAAGDGEPVPGLVFLSTTSPAGDDVAVPSAVHTAADDTLALLQTWLTEPRCAESKLVVVTRGAASVSGEDTPNLAGAAIRGLLRSAESENPDRFMLLDLDDSAASYEALLTTATSEEPEIALREGTALVPRLARAAGAAGAETATTGLDTNGTVLITGGTGGLGALVARHLVTEHGVRHLLLTSRRGIDAPGAAELEEELTGLGAEVEIAACDAADRDALAALLDSIPAARPLTGVVHTAGVLDDGVIGSLTPDRMATVLRPKVDAAWHLHDLTRDTESLSLFLLFSSVAGTLGGPGQGNYATANAFLDALAQHRRAAGLPGTSLAWGLWGLGDGGMAGTLDDSDLRRMNRSGITPMSAEQGLELLDATLADADDEAVLLPVLLDLATLRAQAGAGMLPPALHGVVPVPAWQAAQAAATGHADAGGTSLAERLVGMSETERDDFLLELVGKRVAAVLGHSASARVEPDRAFSELGFDSLAAVELRNRLNAATGLRMPATLLFDYPNSRQVAQFIKTEVSPEGADAAQPVLAELDRIGASLAALAPEEDGEHAKITARLESLLRMWQDAHGGAAEEAPEDDFAEATDDELFAVLDNELGTS, via the coding sequence GTGAATAACGAGAAGAAACTTCTCGATTACCTGAAGCGGGCGACAGCCGATCTGCGTGAGGCTCGCAAGCGTATTGCCGAAACTGAACGGCGGGACCACGAACCGATCGCCATCGTAGGCATGGCCTGCCGCTACCCGGGGGATGTGAGCTCCCCCGACGACCTGTGGCGCCTGGTCGAGCAGGGCAGGGACGCGGTCACCGAGTTCCCTGCCGACCGCGGCTGGGACCTCGACGCGCTCTATGACCCCGAACCCGGCACGCCCGGCAAGAGCTACACGCGCGAAGGTGGCTTCCTGCACGATGCCGCCGAGTTCGACCCGGACTTCTTCGGCATCAGTCCGCGCGAGGCCAAGGAGACCGACCCGCAGCAGCGCCTGCTACTCGAAGTCGCCTGGGAGGCCTTCGAGAGCGCCGGGCTGGACCCCGCCGAGCTGCGTTCCAGCCCCACCGGCGTCTTCGCCGGGATGATGTACCACGACTACGCGGGCAGCTCCGCTACCGGCTCCATCACCTCCGGCCGCCTCTCCTACACCTTCGGCCTCGAAGGCCCGTCGGTGTCCGTGGACACCGCGTGCTCCTCCTCGCTGGTGGCGCTGCACCTGGCCGCACAGTCGCTGCGCCGCGGTGAGTGCACGCTGGCCCTGGCCGGAGGCGTCACCGTCATGGCCACCCCGGAGACCATCGTCGAGTTCAGCCGCCAGCGCGGCCTCGCGGCCGACGGCCGGTGCAAGTCCTTCTCCGCGACCGCCGACGGCACCGGCTGGTCGGAGGGCGCCGGCATGCTCATCGTGGAGCGGCTCTCCGACGCACGGCGCAACGGCCACCCGATCCTCGCCGTCGTCCGCGGCACCGCCGTCAACCAGGACGGCGCCAGCAGCGGGCTGACGGCCCCCAACGGCCCCGCACAGCAGCGCGTGATCACGCAGGCGCTGAACGCCGCCGGGCTGACCCCGGCCGACGTCGACGCCGTCGAGGCGCACGGGACCGGCACGACGCTGGGCGACCCCATCGAAGCCCAGGCCCTCATCGCCACCTACGGCCAGAACCGGCCGCAGGACCGGCCGCTGTGGCTCGGCTCCATCAAGTCGAACATCGGGCACGCCCAGGCCGCGGCGGGCGTTGGCGGCATCATCAAGATGATCATGGCGATGCGCCACGGCCTGCTGCCCAAGACCCTCCACCTGGACGAGCCCACGCCGCAGGTCGAGTGGTCCGACGGAGCCGTCGAGCTGCTCTCCGAAGCCCGCCCCTGGCCCGAGACCGAGCGCCCGCGCCGCGCCGGTGTCTCGTCGTTCGGGATCAGCGGCACCAACGCCCACGTTGTCCTGGAGCAGGCCTCCCACGACCCGGCGCCCGTCGCTGAGCAGGACGGCGATTCCGACGCCCCCCAGGGTGAGACGACGGAGACGGAGGAGGGCCAGGCTCCCGCGGAACCGGCGGTCCTCGGCACGATCGTCCCCTGGCTGATCTCCGCGAAGAACCCCACGACGCTGCGCGCACAGGCCGAGCGCCTGCGTGCCTTTGCGGAGGGTGACGACACCGCGCCCCACCCGCTCGACGTCGGCTTCTCCCTGGCCACGACACGTACGGCCCTCGACCACCGCGCCGTGGTCGTTGGCGCCGACCGCGAGGAGCTGCTGCGCGGGCTGGACGCCATCGCCGCCGACACCGGCGCGCCGGGCGTGGTGCGCGGCGTCGCGAGCGAGGGCAAAACCGCGTTCCTCTTCTCCGGCCAGGGCGCACAGCGCCTCGACATGGGCCGGGAACTGGCCACCACCTTCCCCGTGTTCGCCGAAGCCTTCGACGCCGTGTGCGCCGGACTGGACGAACATTTGGAGCGCCCGCTGCGCGACGTCATCTGGGCCGAAGAGGGGGCGCCAGAGGCGGACCTGCTCAACCAGACCGCGTTCACCCAGGCCGGGCTGTTCGCCGTCGAGGTGGCACTGTTCCGGCTGATGGAGTCGTGGGGCGTCACCCCCGACGTTCTCGCGGGTCACTCCATCGGTGAGCTGGCCGCCGCGCACGTGTCCGGGGTGCTGTCGCTGGGCGACGCGTGCGCCCTGGTGGCGGCGCGCGGCCGACTGATGCAGGCGCTGCCCGCCGGTGGCGCCATGGTCGCGATCCAGGCCACCGAGGAGGAGGTCACCCCGCGGCTCTCCGGGCTGGATGACAAGGTGAGCATCGCCGCGATCAACGGCCCCGACTCCGTGGTCGTCTCCGGCGCCGAGGACGCGGTGCTGACCATCGCCGACCACTTGCGAGAGCAGGGCCGCAAGACCAGCCGCCTGACGGTCTCGCACGCCTTCCACTCCCCGCTGATGGAGCCGATGCTCGCGGACTTCCGCGAGGTCGCCGAGCGCCTGACCTACAGCGCCCCAACCATCCCGATCGTCTCCAACCTGACCGGTGCTCTCCTGCCGTCCGCCCCGGCCCCTTCCGTTGATCTCGGGGATAGTGGGGTAAAAAGTGGCGCTGAGACCCCAATATCTCCGAGATCAACGGTCGATGTGGGGTCGGCCGACTACTGGGTGCGCCACGTCCGCCACGCGGTCCGCTTCGCCGACGGCGTCCGCACGCTGGAGGCCGAAGGCGTCACCCGGTTCGTGGAGCTCGGTCCGGACGGCGTTCTCACCGGCATGGCGCAGAGCAGCGTCGAGTCCGACACCGCCCTCCTGGTCGCCGCCACCCGCAAGGACCGTTCCGAGGCCGTCACGCTGCTCAGCGCCGTCGGCGCCCTGCACGCCACCGGCGCCGCCGTCGACTGGGCGCGTGTGTTCACCGGCCGAGGCGAGCGCATCGACCTGCCCACCTACGCCTTCCAGCGTGAGCGCTACTGGATGGACTCCGTGACCGTCGCGGGCGGCCAGGGCGACGTCCGCTCGGTCGGCCTCGGCTCGACGGACCACCCACTGCTGGGCGCCGCCGTGCGGGTCGCGGATTCCGAGAGCGTGGTGCTCTCCGGACGTCTGGCCGTCGGCAGCCAGCCATGGCTGGCCGACCACCGGATCGGCGACACGATCCTCTTCCCCGGCACCGGCTTCGTGGAACTGGCGATCCGCGCGGGCGACGAGGTCGGCTGCGGCCTGGTCGAGGAGGTCACCCTCGAAGCGCCACTGACCCTGCCCGAGCGCGGCGGCGTCGCACTGCAGGTCGTCGTCGGCGCCCCGGACGACTCAGGCGCCCGGACGGTCGGCATCTACTCGCAGGGCGAGGGCGACCTGGCGGAGGACGAGGGCTGGACGCGGCACGCGAGCGGCATCCTGGCCCCCGACACCGACGCTCCCTCCGCCGACCTCGCTGTGCCTCCAGCGCACTCAGCCTCCTCGCTCGGCTCCGCCGCCGATGCGGGTCGGCCTGCGGCGGGCGGCATCGACGGCTCCGCTCGCTCGTTCGACTTCGCGTCGCCGTGGCCGCCGCCGAACGCCACCCCCGTGCCGGTCGAGGACGCCTACGACCGCCTGACCGGAGACGGCTACGGCTACGGGCCGGTGTTCCGCGGGCTGCGGGCCGCCTGGCGGCGCGACGACGACCTGTTCGCCGAGGTCGCCCTGCCCGAGCATGCCCACGACGACGCCGCCCGCTTCGGCCTCCACCCCGCCCTCATGGACGCCGCTCTGCACATCGGCCTGCTGGAGGACAAGGGCGAGGGCGAAACGCTCCTCCCGTTCGCATGGAATCGGGTCTCCCTGCACGCGGCCGGTGCCTCGGCGCTGCGCGTTCGCATCTCGCTGCTGGGACAGGGCCGCGAATCCCTCACGATGGCCGACGCCACCGGTCAGCCGGTGCTGTCGGTCGAGACCCAGGTGACCCGCCCGGTCGACGCGGGCGGACTCACCGCGATGGCGGCCAGCAGGCGGCACGACGCACTTTTCACCGTCGACTGGACGTCGGCCACGGGTGGGCGCGACGCGGCCATTCCGAAGGGCCAGAGCCTGGCCGTGGTCGGGGCCGAGGGGCACGGCATCGGCGGCGACGCCCCGCGCTTCACCGACCTGGCCGCGCTGACGGCCTCCCTCGACACGGACACGCAGGTCCCGGACGTCGTGCTGGCCGTTGCCGACCGCGGCGACTCCAGTGAGGGGGCGGAACCCCCGGACGCGGTGCGCACGGCGGCCCGCCGGACACTCGACCTGCTGCGGTCATGGCTGGACGACGACCGGTTCACCTCCTCCCACCTGGTCATCGCGACGCGGAACGCCGTGGTCGTCGACCCCGAGAACGACACCCTCGACCTGGGACAGGCGCCGCTGTGGGGCCTGGTGCGCGCCGCGCAGGCGGAGAACCCCGGCAGGATCACCCTGGTAGACGTCGACGAACGCGACAGTCGCGACGACCTCACGGCCCTGCTCCACGCCATCGCGGCCTCGGACGAGACCGAGGCCGCGGTGCGGGGCGACACCGTGAGCGTGCCGCGACTCGCCCGGGCGACACGGCGCGACGCGGCGACCGACACCTGGAACGCCGAGGGGACCGTCCTGATCACCGGAGGCACCGGCGGTCTCGGCGCTCTCGTCGCCAGACACTTGGTTACGGAACATGGGGTCCGCCACCTGGTGCTGACCAGCCGACGCGGTATGGACGCCCCGGGCGCCGCCGACCTCACCGAAGAGCTGGCCCGGCTCGGCGCGACCGCCACGGTCGCCGCCTGCGACGCCGCCGACCGCGACGCGCTGGCCGCCCTGCTCGCCGACATCCCCGACGAGCAGCCGCTGACCGGTGTCGTCCACGCGGCCGGTGTCGCCGACAACGGGCTCGTCACCGCGCTGACTCCCGACCAGCTGGACACGGTCCTGCGCCCCAAGGCGGACGCCGCCTGGCACCTGCACGACCTCACCCGCGATCTCGACCTCACCGCGTTCGTGCTGTTCTCATCCACGGGCGGTATGGTGCTCGCCGCCGGACAGGCCGGGTACGCGACCGCGAACGTCTTCCTCGACGCGCTGGCCCAGCACCGTCGGGCCGCCGGTCTGCCCGCGACGTCGCTGTCGTTCGGGCTGTGGGGCGTCACCGCCGGTATGGCCGGCGAACTGGGCGAGGCCGACCTGCAGCGGATGAAGCGGCTGGGCCTCCCCGCCGTGCCCGCTGACGAGGGCCTGTCCCTCTTCGACGACGCCCTCGCCAACGGCGAGGCGGTGCTCGTCCCCACCAAGGTCGACGTTGCGGCACTGCGTTCCCGCGCCGACGACCTGCCCGCTCTGCTGCGCGGACTGGTCCCGGCCCGCGCGCGGCAGATCCGGCAGACCGCCGCCAGCGGCGACAGTGCCTCCAGCGCCTCGTCCCTGGAGCAGCGGCTCAGCGGGCTGGACGCCGACGGCCGCGACCGCCTGCTGCTGGATCTGGTGAGCACGCACGTCGCCACGGTCCTCGGACACGCGTCCGCCGACGCCGTCGACCCGGACCGGCCCTTCCAGGAGCTCGGGTTCGACTCGCTGGCCGCCGTCGAGCTGCGCAACACCCTCAACAAGTCGACGGGCCTGCGCCTGCCCGCGACCCTGCTCTTCGACTACCCGACCTCCCGGCAGGTCGCCCTGCACATCGCGTCCTTCTTCGCGGAGACGCAGCCGGCCGCCGCGACGCCGGTGGCGACGACGGCCGCGCACGACGACGACCCGATCGTCATCGTCGGCATGGGCTGCCGCTTCCCCGGTGGCGTGGAGACACCGGAGGACCTGTGGCAGCTGGTCGTCGACGGCCGCGACACCGTGTCCGCTTTCCCCGCCGATCGCGGTTGGGACATCGAGGGCAGGTTCGACCCCGAGCCGGGGACCCCCGGGAAGAACTACGCGCGTGAGGGCAGCTTCCTCTACGACGCGGCCGACTTCGACCCCGCCTTCTTCAACATCAGCCCGCGCGAAGCCCTGACGATGGACCCGCAGCAGCGGCTGCTGCTGGAGACGTCCTGGGAGGCCTTTGAGCGGGCCGGGATCGACCCGGCGCAGCTCAAGGGCAGCCCGACCGGCGTGTTCACCGGCATGATGTACCACGACTACGCGGCCAACAGCAGCACCGGATCCATCGCCTCCGGCCGGATCGCCTACACCTTCGGGCTGGAGGGCCCGGCGGTCACCGTTGACACGGCGTGCTCGTCCTCCCTGGTCGCGCTGCACTGGGCGATCCAGTCGCTGCGGTCCGGCGAATGCTCGCTGGCGCTCGTCGGCGGCGTGGCGGTCATGGCCACCCAGGAGATGTTCGTCGAGTTCAGCCACCAGCGCGGCCTCGCCGTGGACGGCCGGTCCAAGGCCTTCGCCGCGGCGGCCGACGGCGCTGGCTGGGGTGAGGGCGCCGGTGTCCTCCTGGTCGAACGGCTCTCCGACGCCAAGCGCAATGGGCACCGCGTGCTGGCGGTCGTCCGCGCCAGCGCGCTCAACCAGGACGGCGCGAGCAACGGACTGACCGCGCCCAACGGACCCGCCCAGCAGCGGGTCATCCGGCAGGCGCTGGCGAGCGGCGGGCTGTCCCCGGCCGAGGTGGACGCCGTGGAGGCGCACGGGACCGGGACGACGCTCGGTGACCCGATCGAGGCGCAGGCGCTCATCACCACCTACGGGCAGGACCGGCCGGAGAACGGCGAGCCGCTGTGGCTCGGTTCGATCAAGTCGAACATCGGACACACCCAGGCGGCAGCGGGCGTCGCGGGCATCATCAAGACCGTCATGGGGCTCCGCTACGGCCTGCTGCCCAAGACCCTGCACATCGACGAGCCCACCCCCGAGGTGGACTGGTCGGCCGGTGCGGTGGAACTGCTGACCGAGGCGCGGCCGTGGCCGTCGACCGACCGCCCGCGCCGTGCCGCGGTCTCCTCCTTCGGCGCCAGTGGCACCAACGCCCACGTCATCCTTGAGCAGGCACCGATGGATCAGTCGATCGATGCCGCGGCCGGGGCTGACAGCGAGGGTGCGGCCCGGGCGCCGTCGGCCGAGCTGGTGCCGGTGGTCCTGTCGGCCAGGAGCGCCGAGGCGCTGCACGCGCAGGCCGCGAAGCTGCGGTCGCACCTTGAGCAGCAGAGCGACCTCGCCCAGCGCGACCTGACCGACCTGACCAACACCGCCTACTCGCTGGCGACCACCCGTGTGCCGATGGAGCACCGTGCCGTTGTGGTGGCGGGAGACCACGGTGAGCTGATGGAAAGCCTGGTCGGCCTGGCTGATGGGGAACCCGCGGGCGGCGTCGTGCATGGCACGGCCCGTTCTGGGAGGCGAACCGCCTTCCTGTTCTCCGGTCAGGGTGCGCAGCGTCTGGGTATGGGTCGGGAGCTGTACGCGGCCTTCCCGGTGTTCGCCGAGGCGTTCGATGCCGTGGTGGCGGGGCTGGACGCACACCTTGACCGTCCGCTCAAGAGCGTGGTGTGGGCTGAGGAGGGCTCGGACGACGCCGTGCTGTTGAACCAGACGGCTTATACCCAGACGGCGCTGTTCGCGGTCGAGGTGGCGCTGTTCCGCCTGGTCGAGTCCTGGGGCATCACCCCCGACTATCTGGCCGGGCACTCGATCGGTGAGCTGGCCGCCGCCCACGTAGCGGGCGTTCTGTCCCTGGATGATGCCTGCGCTCTCGTTGCCGCGCGCGGTCGCCTGATGCAGGCGCTGCCCTCTGGGGGCGCGATGGTCGCGATCCAGGCCACCGAGGAGGAGGTCGTCCCGGCGCTGTCTGATGTGGCGGACAAGGTCAGCATCGCGGCGATCAACGGCCCGTCCTCGGTCGTGGTGTCCGGCGAGGAAGACGCCGTTTTCCAGGTCGCCGAGCGCTTCAAGGAGCAGGGTCGCAAGACCAGCCGTCTGACGGTCTCGCACGCGTTCCACTCCCCGCTGATGGAGCCGATGCTGGACGAGTTCCGTGCGGTCGCCGAGCGGCTCACCTACGGGACCCCCACCATCCCGATCGTCTCCAACCTGACCGGCGCCCCGGCCCCTTCCGTTGATCTCGGGGATATCGGGGTAAAAAACGGCGCTGAGACCCCAATATCTCCGAGATCAACGGTGGATGTGGGCTCGGCGGAGTATTGGGTGCGACACGTCCGCGAGGCTGTGCGGTTCGCCGACGGCGTCCGCGCCCTGGAGTCCGAGGGGGTCACGACCTTCGTCGAACTCGGTCCTGTTGGTGTCCTCTCCGGGATGGGCCAGGAGAGCGTCACCGGTGACACCGGCATCGCCTTTCTCCCGGTCCTGCGCAAGGACCGTCCGGAGGAGCGCGAGCTGGTCACGACGGTCGGTGCGGTCCACGCGCGCGGCGTCGCCGTGGACTGGGAGGCGTTCTTCGCCGGTCGTGGCGCCACCCGCGTCGACCTGCCGACCTACGCCTTCCAGCGCGAGCGGTTCTGGCTGAACTCCGAGGGCCACGAGTCCGGCGATGTCGGATTCGCGGGCCTGGAGGCGGTAGAGCACCCCCTGCTGAGCGCCGCCGTCGCCGCCCCGGAGACGGGAGGCCGAGTGTTGACCGGCCGTCTCTCGCTGGGCACCCAGCAGTGGCTGGCCGACCATGATCTGCTCGGCACTGTGGTGCTTCCGCCGACGGCACTGGTGGAACTCGCGATCCGCGCGGGCGACGAGGTCGGCTGCGCCACCGTGGAGGAGCTGACGGCCGAGGCTCCGCTGGTGCTGCCGGAGCGCGGCGGCGTTGCACTCCAGGTCGTTGTCGGCGGCCCGGAGGAGTCCGGATCCCGTTCGATCACCATCTACTCGCGCGCCGAAGACGCGGCACCGGACGCCCGCTGGACGCGGCACGCCTCGGGTGTCCTTGGTACCGCTGGTGGTGCCGCGAGCGGTCTCACCCAGCCATCTGCGCGCTCAGCCTCCTCCCTCGCCTCCACCGCCGATGCGGGTCAGCCTTCGGCAGCTGGCATCGACGGTTCCGCTCGCTCGTTCGACTTCGCGTCGCCGTGGCCGCCTCCGAACTCCACCCCCATCGACGTCGACGGCGCCTACAAGCGCCTGTTCACGGCCGGGTACGGGCACGGCCCGGTGTTCCAGGGGCTGCGGGCGGCGTGGCAGAGCGGCGACGAGGTGTTCGCCGAGGTTGCTCTGCCCGAGACCACGCAGGATGAGGCCACCCGCTTCGGCCTGCACCCCGCTCTCCTCGACGCCGCGCTGCACCTCGGTCTGCTCGACGGAGCCGACGACAGCGAGATCGCTCTCCCCTCCGACTGGGGGAGGGTGACCCTGCACGCCACGGGCGCCTCGGCGGTGCGCGTGCGACTCGCGCCTACGGGTGAGGGCAACGCCAAGTCGCTGACCATGGCCGACACGACCGGGCAGCCGGTCCTGTCCGCCGACACAGTCGCGTTCCGTTCGGTGGCGTCCGACGAGCTCAAGGCGGCGAGCAGCGTCCGCGACGACGCACTGTTCCGCATCGCCTGGGAATCGGCCCCGGCCGAGACCGCTGCGGTGGCATCTCCGGCGCCCGGCGACTGGGCGGTCATCGGATCCGACGCGCTCGGCCTCGGTGACGACGTTCCCGTGTTCGCCGACGCCGCGGCGCTGCTGGATGCTGCCGGTGATGGCGAACCGGTGCCCGGGCTGGTGTTCCTGTCCACCACCTCGCCAGCAGGGGACGACGTTGCGGTTCCGTCGGCCGTGCACACGGCGGCGGACGACACGCTCGCACTCCTGCAGACCTGGCTGACCGAGCCGCGCTGCGCCGAGTCCAAGCTCGTGGTCGTGACGCGGGGCGCCGCGTCCGTCAGCGGCGAGGACACGCCGAACCTGGCCGGTGCCGCGATCCGGGGTCTGCTGCGCTCGGCGGAGTCGGAGAACCCGGACCGGTTCATGCTGCTGGACCTGGACGACTCCGCCGCATCCTACGAGGCGCTGCTGACGACGGCGACCTCGGAGGAACCCGAGATCGCACTGCGCGAGGGGACGGCCCTGGTGCCCCGACTCGCCCGAGCGGCAGGAGCGGCCGGAGCCGAGACCGCCACCACCGGCCTCGACACCAACGGAACCGTCCTGATCACCGGTGGCACCGGCGGTCTCGGCGCTCTCGTCGCCAGACACTTGGTGACGGAACACGGGGTCCGCCACCTGCTGCTGACCAGCCGACGCGGCATCGACGCCCCCGGCGCGGCCGAGCTGGAGGAGGAGCTGACGGGCCTCGGTGCCGAGGTCGAGATCGCCGCCTGCGACGCCGCCGACCGCGACGCACTGGCCGCTCTGCTGGACTCCATCCCGGCCGCGCGCCCGCTGACCGGTGTCGTCCACACCGCCGGTGTGCTGGACGACGGCGTCATCGGTTCCCTGACCCCCGACCGCATGGCCACGGTGCTGCGCCCCAAGGTGGACGCCGCCTGGCACCTGCACGACCTCACCCGGGACACGGAATCCCTGTCGCTGTTCCTCCTCTTCTCCTCGGTCGCGGGCACGCTCGGTGGTCCCGGCCAGGGCAACTACGCCACGGCCAACGCCTTCCTGGACGCCCTCGCCCAGCACCGCCGGGCCGCGGGGCTCCCGGGAACATCCCTGGCCTGGGGTCTGTGGGGCCTGGGCGACGGCGGCATGGCCGGGACGCTCGACGACTCCGACCTGCGGCGGATGAACCGCTCCGGCATCACCCCGATGTCGGCGGAGCAGGGCCTGGAACTGCTCGACGCCACCCTCGCCGACGCCGACGACGAGGCCGTGCTGCTCCCCGTCCTGCTCGACCTCGCCACCCTCAGGGCGCAGGCCGGGGCGGGCATGCTTCCCCCGGCCCTGCACGGCGTCGTCCCGGTCCCCGCCTGGCAGGCGGCGCAGGCAGCGGCAACGGGTCACGCCGACGCGGGCGGCACATCCCTCGCCGAACGCCTCGTGGGAATGAGCGAGACCGAGCGGGACGACTTCCTCCTGGAGCTGGTGGGCAAGCGCGTCGCCGCCGTTCTCGGGCACTCCGCCTCGGCCCGGGTCGAGCCGGACCGCGCGTTCTCCGAGCTCGGCTTCGACTCCCTGGCGGCGGTGGAACTGCGCAACCGCCTCAACGCGGCCACGGGTCTGCGCATGCCCGCGACCCTGCTCTTCGACTACCCCAACTCACGGCAAGTGGCCCAGTTCATCAAGACCGAGGTGAGTCCCGAAGGTGCGGACGCCGCACAGCCCGTGCTCGCCGAACTCGACCGGATCGGCGCGTCCCTCGCCGCGCTCGCGCCGGAGGAGGACGGCGAGCACGCCAAGATCACCGCACGGCTGGAATCCCTGCTGCGGATGTGGCAGGACGCGCACGGCGGCGCGGCCGAGGAGGCTCCGGAGGACGACTTCGCGGAGGCCACCGACGACGAACTGTTCGCGGTCCTGGACAACGAACTCGGCACGTCCTGA